One Tenebrio molitor chromosome 2, icTenMoli1.1, whole genome shotgun sequence genomic region harbors:
- the LOC138124801 gene encoding calcium and integrin-binding protein 1-like yields the protein MGSTSSLILLTEDILDEYSMLTYLSKSEILNLCKTFTNFGPENVQNRNYRYSISQVEEAFPQLKYNPFKDRIYKVFSSEKDNKLSFEDILDLCSVMSQKCPDKVKAAWAFRIFDYDEDGAVGEKDLMMVMDKLTDAQNSGNSVDRADQSHIIQVLLKEMDLEANGTIGQLEFQHAVGKMSEFPHSFRFTF from the exons ATGGGTTCGACGAGTTCGTTGATTCTTTTAACGGAAGATATCTTGGATGAGTACTCCATGTTGACGTATTTAAGCAAGAGCGAAATTTTAAA TTTGTGCAAAACATTCACGAATTTCGGACcggaaaatgtacaaaatcgCAACTATCGCTATTCGATAAGTCAAGTAGAAGAAGCGTTTCCCCAGTTGAAG TATAACCCGTTCAAGGATAGAATATATAAAGTGTTTTCCTCCGAAAAAGATAATAAATTATCGTTCGAAGACATCCTTGATTTATGTTCCGTCATGTCTCAAAAATGTCCCGATAAAGTGAAAGCGGCCTGGGCTTTTAGAATTTTTG ATTACGACGAAGATGGCGCAGTTGGCGAAAAAGATTTGATGATGGTCATGGATAAACTGACAGACGCCCAAAACAGTGGCAACTCTGTAGACAGAGCAGACCAAAGTCACATAATACAAGTG TTGCTTAAGGAAATGGATCTGGAAGCAAACGGTACTATCGGCCAGCTAGAATTCCAACATGCCGTAGGGAAAATGTCCGAATTTCCACATTCTTTTCGTTTCACATTTTAG
- the LOC138124802 gene encoding ciliary microtubule inner protein 2C-like, with amino-acid sequence MNPTHYPPAITPGFMGVKPPPERSPTTPDSITYFQNYRNEYLSRMQSLPYTWGDINIEYTAKADIALLNKTNNLEKFIRMPQSQFSMLDPGRQKEIDDFYMACQLHRDQYKDQMGRLHPLDYFRTTDYTYQCAPDPTTKYLHSPQFYVKYKNPQVLPLTLERSYRSPLLPDRALTGRYDPISDIKYKR; translated from the exons ATGAATCCCACACATTATCCACCAGCTATAACTCCTGGTTTTATGGGTGTTAAACCACCCCCAGAACGAAGTCCCACCACTCCAGACAGCATAActtattttcaaaactatAGAAATGAATACTTATCTCGAATGCAGTCTCTTCCCTACACATGGGGTGACATAAACATTGAATACACTGCCAAAGCCGATATTGCTCTTTTAAACAAGACGAATAATCTCGAGAAGTTTATAAGAATGCCGCAGTCACAATTTAGCATGTTAGATCCAGGTCGTCAAAAAGAGATTGACGATTTTTATATG GCGTGCCAGCTTCATCGCGATCAGTACAAGGATCAGATGGGTCGCCTACACCCTCTTGACTATTTCAGAACTACGGATTACACGTACCAGTGCGCCCCGGATCCTACCAC TAAATATCTGCACAGTCCCCAGTTCTACGTCAAATATAAGAACCCACAAGTGCTTCCTCTGACTTTGGAAAGAAGTTACAGGAGTCCGTTACTGCCCGATCGAGCCCTGACAGGGCGGTATGACCCCATTAGtgacataaaatacaaaaGATGA
- the tamo gene encoding protein tamozhennic, whose amino-acid sequence MVIMDAYYSPDRLQEIWQSIDQLHMSYLEMEESPEKLDHRMRLEDCIREFLCIASHSQKFFLRETGDVLYRSAATKKDFSGYKAATGWNAIQLYAGNLLSQPWRKEYRQVKTYCGFYKHQIEANLVGAEIMFEIMGYKHYSNGVLILEGPICPDTVTNVSKDCLIAYVECQILKAIWEELSPSFKISWLEVLDFRKTHLCSPEQSIRALNYQFHEKQYQAQNSDIYNSRCNQMNTSAPLVQYPQMTSHNHVPQLSSHNHVTVSGMHPPSYIYGTNNCCPNNYATYAHVPYPLPLQYSQQVVKPPFTNGYYCTNGYVAQHHPTYGYTVPTGQLIELDSHHSGGYDAVDRPVGRVIRNTLTNHDTKKNNDNKTPNTDKEREKESQFEDWDYVYRNLAIQGYSKDLGERGDILSPPSNHRKAKPTDLDEVMNNLTITERPLKIVEALEKYEGEPEPPKKNLERRQSQSSSYENMSEIKKPTVSKTITKTKTLPMKERNISSNNFQESTSRTPDASKNKKDKWECKACTFHNEGNRDICDMCSKSRVSVEQQMEIGGPQCSKCTLVNSKDTKICQACGASLKDSPTYI is encoded by the exons ATGGTAATTATGGACGCATATTATTCACCTGATCGACTCCAAGAGATATGGCAAAGCATCGATCAACTCCACATGAGCTATCTAGAAATGGAAGAAAGCCCTGAGAAACTAGATCATAGGATGAGATTAGAAG atTGCATTCGAGAATTTTTGTGCATTGCGTCTcattcacaaaaattttttttacgtgAAACGGGAGACGTTTTGTATCGTTCGGCAGCAACAAAGAAAGATTTCAGCGGCTACAAGGCTGCCACAGGTTGGAATGCTATACAGTTGTACGCAGGAAATCTATTGTCCCAGCCTTGGAGGAAAGAGTACAGACAAGTCAAg ACATATTGTGGCTTCTATAAACATCAGATAGAAGCGAATCTTGTCGGAGCTGAAATCATGTTTGAGATAATGGGTTACAAGCATTACAGCAACGGTGTTTTGATACTTGAAGGTCCCATTTGTCCAGATACAGTGACAAATGTCTCCAAAGATTGCCTTATTGCATATGTCGAGTGCCAA atattaaaAGCCATCTGGGAAGAATTATCACCgtcatttaaaattagttGGTTGGAAGTTTTAGATTTTCGCAAAACACACTTGTGTAGTCCAGAACAGTCTATTAGAGCTTTAAATTATCAATTTCACGAAAAACAATATCAAGCACAAAATTCTGACATTTACAATAGTAGGTGTAACCAAATGAATACGTCTGCACCATTAGTACAGTATCCCCAAATGACAAGTCACAATCATGTTCCTCAGCTCTCTAGCCATAATCACGTGACAGTTTCTGGAATGCATCCTCCGTCGTATATTTATGGTACTAACAACTGCTGCCCAAATAACTACGCAACCTACGCACATGTACCTTACCCCTTACCCCTGCAATACTCTCAACAGGTGGTAAAACCGCCTTTTACAAACGGATATTATTGCACAAACGGTTACGTGGCTCAGCATCATCCGACTTACGGCTACACGGTCCCAACAGGGCAGTTGATTGAATTAGATTCTCACCATAGCGGTGGATATGACGCGGTAGATCGTCCTGTTGGTCGAGTAATTCGAAATACTCTAACTAACCACGACACGAAAAAGAACAACGACAATAAGACGCCCAATACGGACAAGGAACGAGAAAAAGAGTCTCAATTTGAGGATTGGGATTACGTTTATCGAAATCTCGCTATTCAAGGTTATTCTAAAGATTTAGGTGAACGTGGTGATATTTTAAGTCCACCTTCGAATCACAGGAAGGCCAAACCGACAGATCTGGACGAAGTTATGAACAATTTGACAATAACAGAACGACCGTTGAAGATAGTCGAGGCTTTGGAAAAGTACGAGGGTGAACCCGAACCCCCGAAGAAAAATCTCGAGAGAAGGCAGTCGCAGAGCAGTTCTTACGAGAATATGTCGGAAATTAAAAAGCCCACAGTGTCTAAAACgatcacaaaaacaaaaactcttccaatgaaagaaagaaatatttcTAGCAATAACTTCCAAGAAAGTACTAGCAGAACGCCGGACgctagcaaaaataaaaaagataaatgGGAATGTAAAGCGTGTACTTTTCACAACGAGGGTAATAGAGATATTTGCGATATGTGCAGCAAGAGTCGGGTCAGTGTCGAACAACAAATGGAAATTGGAGGGCCTCAGTGTTCAAAATGCACACTCGTTAATTCTAAGGATACAAAAATTTGCCAAGCTTGCGGAGCTAGTTTGAAGGATTCACCGACTTATATTTAA